A genomic stretch from Engraulis encrasicolus isolate BLACKSEA-1 chromosome 10, IST_EnEncr_1.0, whole genome shotgun sequence includes:
- the trim101 gene encoding tripartite motif containing 101 isoform X1, with protein sequence MSLPLELSHYQRGGERGGERPDLSTLEKQLMCPICLDVFTKPVVILPCQHNLCRKCANELYQPSLFQVGSGGRFRCPSCRHEVILDRHGVYGLQRNLLVENIIDVYKQESASSRPPPKVPVPITCEDHEGEKLNIYCITCNVPTCSLCKVFGAHKSCQVAPLPEVYQQQKTELNDGIDSLVARNDQVQGVINELEDTCQSVEDNSKAQKQTLCEKFDRLSTILEERRKIMVQRITYEQDEKTNHTRSVACNYREQVDSNRKLLETALRTMEEPDMSIFVQSAKGLIEQVNEAAGAFVIETLEPGYENMDHYKVNFNVEERALYQLDFLKAEEAEENEKEEEEEEEEEEEEEEEEEVPEELEEEPESEEEVEAEYEAEVEAESEPIPEPEEELELELEPEPEPEPEMEPEREYEATPAPEETDEPEPVLEPKTNSWAVKDFVEENRETVRGQAEGCAEPKMEELLCKHEYEGISAQQDKQVCWHEQRDAGDLGAQGVPAEASQDAMLYPSWYKPSSWQQVSSPACMALASEPMQQAQPDFPPPVVRDPLPSLHPQQPQPQSQPQFQQSFPLPAWMGSGFMPMAPEIPASQFARVASETPPQGNLSPRHQAGDGRPDGKEHPANQGLGTVAISPQVSSVVVQVLRYRSSYSGVTGRWIT encoded by the exons ATGTCTCTGCCGCTGGAGCTGAGCCACTACCAGCGCGGTGGGGAGCGCGGCGGGGAGCGCCCCGACCTCAGCACCCTGGAGAAGCAGCTCATGTGCCCCATCTGCCTGGACGTCTTCACCAAGCCTGTGGTCATCCTGCCCTGCCAGCACAACCTGTGCCGCAAGTGCGCCAATGAGCTCTACCAG ccgtCTCTGTTCCAGGTGGGCTCGGGTGGACGCTTCCGCTGCCCGTCCTGTCGGCATGAGGTTATTCTCGATCGGCATGGCGTCTATGGCCTGCAGCGCAACCTGCTGGTGGAAAACATCATCGACGTCTACAAGCAGGAGTCCGCCAG TTCTAGGCCTCCACCAAAAGTTCCAGTGCCGATCACCTGTGAAGATCATGAGGGTGAGAAGTTGAACATCTACTGCATCACCTGCAACGTGCCCACCTGTTCCCTTTGCAAGGTGTTCGGAGCCCACAAGTCCTGCCAGGTAGCCCCTCTACCTGAGGTCTACCAACAGCAGAAG ACCGAGCTCAATGATGGGATTGACTCTCTCGTGGCCAGAAATGACCAAGTCCAAGGTGTCATCAATGAGCTGGAGGATACCTGTCAGAGTGTAGAG GACAATAGCAAGGCCCAGAAGCAAACCCTGTGTGAGAAGTTTGATCGCCTCTCCACCATCTTGGAAGAGCGGCGCAAAATCATGGTGCAGCGCATCACATACGAGCAGGACGAGAAGACCAATCACACGCGATCGGTGGCCTGCAACTACAGGGAACAAGTGGACAGCAACAGGAAGCTGTTGGAGACGGCACTGCGCACCATGGAGGAGCCAGACATGTCCATCTTCGtccag AGTGCAAAGGGACTCATTGAACA AGTCAATGAGGCGGCAGGTGCGTTTGTCATTGAAACCCTGGAGCCTGGCTATGAGAACATGGACCACTACAAGGTAAACTTCAACGTAGAGGAGAGAGCCCTTTACCAGCTTGATTTCCTCAAAG CGGAAGAGGcggaggagaatgagaaggaggaagaggaggaggaggaggaggaggaggaggaagaggaggaggaggaggttccagaagagctggaggaggagccAGAGTCGGAAGAGGAAGTGGAAGCGGAATACGAAGCCGAAGTAGAAGCGGAGTCAGAACCCATTCCAGAACCTGAGGAAGAAttagaactagaactagaaccagaaccagaaccagaaccagaaatGGAACCTGAACGAGAGTATGAGGCAACCCCTGCACCTGAGGAGACAGACGAGCCAGAGCCAGTGCTGGAGCCGAAGACTAATAGTTGGGCTGTGAAGGACTTTGTGGAGGAGAATAGGGAGACAGTGAGGGGACAGGCTGAGGGTTGCGCAGAGCCCAAAATGGAAGAACTGCTTTGTAAACATGAATATGAAGGGATAAGCGCACAACAG GATAAGCAGGTGTGCTGGCACGAGCAGCGTGATGCAGGTGACTTGGGAGCCCAGGGCGTTCCAGCAGAGGCTAGCCAGGATGCCATGCTTTACCCCAGCTGGTACAAACCCAGCAGCTGGCAGCAGGTGTCAAGTCCTGCTTGCATGGCTCTCGCCAGCGAGCCCATGCAGCAGGCGCAGCCAGACTTCCCTCCCCCGGTAGTAAGGGACCCTttaccctccctccacccccagcagccacagccacagtcacagcCCCAGTTCCAACAGTCCTTCCCACTTCCTGCGTGGATGGGAAGTGGTTTTATGCCCATGGCCCCAGAGATCCCTGCCAGTCAGTTCGCCAGGGTAGCTTCCGAGACTCCTCCCCAGGGCAATCTGTCTCCCCGACATCAGGCAGGCGATGGCCGTCCAGATGGGAAAGAGCACCCTGCCAACCAGGGGCTTGGTACGGTTGCCATCTCTCCACAGGTCAGTTCCGTTGTCGTCCAGGTTCTTCGTTATAGGTCATCGTATTCCGGCGTGACTGGTCGATGGATCACCTGA
- the trim101 gene encoding tripartite motif containing 101 isoform X2, giving the protein MSLPLELSHYQRGGERGGERPDLSTLEKQLMCPICLDVFTKPVVILPCQHNLCRKCANELYQPSLFQVGSGGRFRCPSCRHEVILDRHGVYGLQRNLLVENIIDVYKQESASSRPPPKVPVPITCEDHEGEKLNIYCITCNVPTCSLCKVFGAHKSCQVAPLPEVYQQQKTELNDGIDSLVARNDQVQGVINELEDTCQSVEDNSKAQKQTLCEKFDRLSTILEERRKIMVQRITYEQDEKTNHTRSVACNYREQVDSNRKLLETALRTMEEPDMSIFVQSAKGLIEQVNEAAGAFVIETLEPGYENMDHYKVNFNVEERALYQLDFLKAEEAEENEKEEEEEEEEEEEEEEEEEVPEELEEEPESEEEVEAEYEAEVEAESEPIPEPEEELELELEPEPEPEPEMEPEREYEATPAPEETDEPEPVLEPKTNSWAVKDFVEENRETVRGQAEGCAEPKMEELLCKHEYEGISAQQAITFLFYFLALMVILPRVWAPIQYIFCT; this is encoded by the exons ATGTCTCTGCCGCTGGAGCTGAGCCACTACCAGCGCGGTGGGGAGCGCGGCGGGGAGCGCCCCGACCTCAGCACCCTGGAGAAGCAGCTCATGTGCCCCATCTGCCTGGACGTCTTCACCAAGCCTGTGGTCATCCTGCCCTGCCAGCACAACCTGTGCCGCAAGTGCGCCAATGAGCTCTACCAG ccgtCTCTGTTCCAGGTGGGCTCGGGTGGACGCTTCCGCTGCCCGTCCTGTCGGCATGAGGTTATTCTCGATCGGCATGGCGTCTATGGCCTGCAGCGCAACCTGCTGGTGGAAAACATCATCGACGTCTACAAGCAGGAGTCCGCCAG TTCTAGGCCTCCACCAAAAGTTCCAGTGCCGATCACCTGTGAAGATCATGAGGGTGAGAAGTTGAACATCTACTGCATCACCTGCAACGTGCCCACCTGTTCCCTTTGCAAGGTGTTCGGAGCCCACAAGTCCTGCCAGGTAGCCCCTCTACCTGAGGTCTACCAACAGCAGAAG ACCGAGCTCAATGATGGGATTGACTCTCTCGTGGCCAGAAATGACCAAGTCCAAGGTGTCATCAATGAGCTGGAGGATACCTGTCAGAGTGTAGAG GACAATAGCAAGGCCCAGAAGCAAACCCTGTGTGAGAAGTTTGATCGCCTCTCCACCATCTTGGAAGAGCGGCGCAAAATCATGGTGCAGCGCATCACATACGAGCAGGACGAGAAGACCAATCACACGCGATCGGTGGCCTGCAACTACAGGGAACAAGTGGACAGCAACAGGAAGCTGTTGGAGACGGCACTGCGCACCATGGAGGAGCCAGACATGTCCATCTTCGtccag AGTGCAAAGGGACTCATTGAACA AGTCAATGAGGCGGCAGGTGCGTTTGTCATTGAAACCCTGGAGCCTGGCTATGAGAACATGGACCACTACAAGGTAAACTTCAACGTAGAGGAGAGAGCCCTTTACCAGCTTGATTTCCTCAAAG CGGAAGAGGcggaggagaatgagaaggaggaagaggaggaggaggaggaggaggaggaggaagaggaggaggaggaggttccagaagagctggaggaggagccAGAGTCGGAAGAGGAAGTGGAAGCGGAATACGAAGCCGAAGTAGAAGCGGAGTCAGAACCCATTCCAGAACCTGAGGAAGAAttagaactagaactagaaccagaaccagaaccagaaccagaaatGGAACCTGAACGAGAGTATGAGGCAACCCCTGCACCTGAGGAGACAGACGAGCCAGAGCCAGTGCTGGAGCCGAAGACTAATAGTTGGGCTGTGAAGGACTTTGTGGAGGAGAATAGGGAGACAGTGAGGGGACAGGCTGAGGGTTGCGCAGAGCCCAAAATGGAAGAACTGCTTTGTAAACATGAATATGAAGGGATAAGCGCACAACAG GCCATCACCTTCCTCTTTTACTTCCTGGCTCTGATGGTCATTCTACCGCGGGTCTGGGCCCCCATTCAATACATCTTTTGCAcatag